From the Primulina tabacum isolate GXHZ01 chromosome 15, ASM2559414v2, whole genome shotgun sequence genome, one window contains:
- the LOC142526309 gene encoding uncharacterized protein LOC142526309: MVFGEDTGGLYDDELKPKLLLSLLRKYVPDDKHLFLHPSDLLYVVTTIKTHKLLLERGLGKQEVMDSWKKAVDSWDHRVRSLLAGHMPADKRWAGISLLAVTCQECSSQRFLASYFSWLNELLNHIQHLSAASPSVKVAAFAALSDLFTRLSRFPEAKKDGTSLALKVIEPTLKMLNAGSSGAEELLSLLCTLMNFFPVSIHQHYDDVEAAIVSKIMSGECSASVLKKLIHGLSLLPKSRGDKDSWWFMMVKILLSIDSHLGEAFQGLEEDSSSSEAMKVLFLSGKESPPPLGGLVVPEQTSNFSTRRPERLLGSKICALMSCCSMMLTRFYPVQVTVPIHALVALAWRVLLVDGSLSQRSLPFGTTLKQELICLEFPLLQLHTLEIIAAVIKGLRSNVLPHAPDILRLLTEYMRRCMFPELRVRAYSILKVLISMEGCGTAIHVIPDVINIVFVDLDPLAYKKDGTSAKAASEVVTKSRRKRKKHFSTTGSFQEQPVKDVEVEMPQNSFPSSVKIAALEVLEALLAVGGYLKSDSWRPKVDHLLISIAANACEGGWSKEERNVFIASEPSLVWTDFQLASLRALYASLISPGRTCPSHFASGLELFRSGIQERGTKLADYCGHALDGLIHPRTYPMLDTSLRINDYKGQGHKFPDRSHLSTFQVGIQEIDPSEPESENDDLYENWVGKDEMEIQVTETHKNANDAAKPLATTVGTIVPVLSKENDLVVSTSSPSEKMGVSGNDFTVESPPISETIKKLRRDSVSMTSSNLLTSAQSEAVVSERAAFKPFGQETVKSNLDNGISAKDEMNASTSEQLVSETKNDNVSPIVERLSAFLSRSEKSRGTTLESDNESTDSIPEIVDGDPDSD, translated from the exons ATGGTATTCGGGGAGGACACTGGCGGCTTGTATGATGATGAGCTTAAACCAAAGCTTCTTCTTTCTCTGTTGAGAAAGTATGTCCCCGATGATAAGCACCTTTTTCTCCACCCCTCAGACCTGTTGTACGTTGTGACGACTATCAAGACTCACAAATTGTTGCTTGAGCGGGGTCTAGGCAAACAAGAGGTGATGGATAGCTGGAAAAAGGCAGTGGATTCGTGGGACCATCGAGTGCGTTCTCTTTTGGCTGGCCACATG CCAGCAGATAAGCGTTGGGCTGGGATAAGTTTGCTTGCAGTGACATGTCAAGAATGCAGTTCACAACGTTTCTTAgcttcatatttttcatggttaAATGAGCTACTCAATCACATCCAG CATCTTTCTGCAGCTTCTCCTTCTGTGAAGGTGGCTGCTTTTGCGGCTCTGTCAGATTTGTTTACCAG ATTGAGTAGATTCCCAGAAGCAAAGAAGGATGGTACTTCACTGGCTTTGAAAGTTATTGAGCCAACTTTGAAGATGTTAAATGCGGGTAGCTCTGGTGCT GAAGAACTACTTAGTCTTTTATGCACCTTGATGAATTTCTTCCCAGTATCTATCCACCAACATTATGATGAT GTTGAAGCTGCTATCGTCTCAAAAATCATGTCTGGAGAATGTAGTGCTAGTGTTCTAAAG AAACTTATTCATGGCTTGTCATTGCTTCCGAAATCAAGAGGAGACAAGGATAGCTGGTGGTTCATGATGGTGAAAATTTTGCTGTCAATAGACAGTCATCTGGGTGAAGCCTTTCAAGGTCTAGAAGAAG ATTCCAGCAGCAGTGAGGCCATGAAGGTATTATTTCTTTCAGGTAAAGAATCCCCACCACCACTAGGAGGATTAGTGGTGCCTGAACAGACCTCTAATTTTTCAACCAGGAGGCCTGAGCGACTGCTGGGGTCTAAAATTTGTGCTCTAATGAGTTGCTGTAGCATGATGCTCACAAGATTTTACCCTGTTCAG GTTACTGTGCCAATTCATGCTCTAGTAGCTCTTGCCTGGAGAGTTCTGCTGGTTGATGGCTCATTGTCTCAAAGATCATTACCTTTCGGGACTACCCTGAAACAAGAATTGATATGtttagaatttccactcttgcAGTTGCATACTCTTGAGATTATCGCAGCAGTTATTAAGGGTTTAAGAAG CAATGTATTACCACATGCTCCAGATATTTTACGACTGCTGACAGAATACATGAGGAGATGCATGTTTCCAGAGCTGAGAGTGAGAGCATACTCGATATTGAAAGTCCTGATATCAATGGAGGGTTGCG GAACTGCAATTCATGTGATCCCAGATGTTATCAACATTGTATTTGTTGATTTAGATCCCCTTGCTTATAAGAAGGATGGCACAAGTGCCAAAGCTGCTTCGGAGGTAGTGACAAAATCTCGTCGGAAGAGAAAGAAGCATTTTAGTACGACAGGATCATTTCAAGAACAGCCTGTTAAAGATGTAGAAGTTGAAATGCCACAGAATTCGTTTCCGTCATCTGTGAAGATAGCTGCATTGGAGGTGTTAGAAGCTCTTCTTGCTGTG GGTGGTTATTTGAAATCTGATAGCTGGAGACCAAAAGTTGATCATCTTCTTATTTCTATAGCTGCGAATGCTTGTGAAGGAGGATGGTCCAAGGAAGAAAGAAATGTCTTCATTGCTAGTGAACCAAGCCTTGTCTGGACCGACTTTCAACTAGCTTCGTTACGGGCGCTTTATGCATCTCTTATTTCTCCAGGACGTACTTGCCCATCACATTTTGCATCGGGTCTGGAACTTTTCCGTTCAG GAATCCAAGAAAGAGGAACGAAGCTCGCAGACTACTGTGGACATGCATTGGACGGGCTTATACACCCGAGGACCTATCCTATGTTAGACACCAGTTTGAGAATTAATGACTATAAAGGTCAAGGCCACAAGTTTCCCGATAGAAGCCATCTGTCCACATTTCAAGTCGGGATACAAGAGATAGACCCATCTGAGCCTGAATCAGAAAATGATGACTTGTATGAAAACTGGGTTGGCAAGGATGAAATGGAAATCCAAGTCACTGAAACACACAAGAATGCTAATGATGCCGCAAAACCTCTTGCGACCACAGTAGGTACAATTGTTCCCGTTCTTTCCAAGGAAAACGATTTAGTTGTGTCAACTAGCAGTCCATCTGAGAAAATGGGGGTTAGTGGGAATGATTTTACAGTCGAATCACCACCGATCTCAGAAACCATCAAGAAACTAAGACGAGATAGTGTGTCAATGACGTCATCAAATCTGCTTACCAGTGCTCAATCTGAAGCGGTTGTTTCAGAACGTGCTGCATTCAAACCATTTGGCCAAGAAACAGTAAAAAGTAATCTTGATAATGGGATATCTGCCAAAGATGAGATGAACGCTTCTACGTCGGAACAACTTGTGTCGGAGACCAAGAATGATAATGTTTCTCCAATAGTCGAAAGATTATCTGCTTT